Genomic window (Nitrosophilus kaiyonis):
ATTACAAATTTTCTCTCTTTTTCTATTTTTGCATTCTCTTCTTTTACAAGAGGTTTAAGTATTTTAAAAAATGCCTCTTTTTGCTTTGATATATTTTTAATTTTATAATACCATGCAGGAATAGATTGTAATTTTGCAGCATATATTGAAGTAGCTAATATTATTCCTCCTATACCTAATACAACTTTTTTCAATAAACCTCCTCTATAAATGTTTCAAATATTTTTTTAACTCTTCCTTTTAGATATAAAGAGCTGTTTTTATAACTTAAAATGAGTTCTTCTTTACTTTTTGGATATACTTTTGCTTTATTATCAACTAAGCCTTCTTTAAAAGCTCTATAAAAAGCAGCAGCCATTCCAGTTCCACAGGCTAAAGTTTCATCTTCAACACCACGTTCATATGTTCTTATATATATTATACCATTTTCCACCTTGGCAAAGTTTACATTTGCATTATAAATTTGTCTTAGCTCTTTTGCTTTAAGCTTATCAAATTCATCTAAATTATCTACAAATGTAACTAAGTGAGGCACCCCTGTATCTATAAGCCACCAATCTTTCCCAAACTCTTTTATATTTTTATCTTTTATGAAAGCCTCGGTTAATTCACTCTCTACAATATCTTCTTCAACAGTTGCATTTATGACCCCAGCTCCAGTTAAAAAACTCATTTTACTGTCTGCCAATCCATAATTTTTTGCATAATGTGCAGCTGCTCTACTTCCATTTCCACACATTGCAGCTTCACTTCCATCTGCATTATAAAACTGCCATTTGAAATCTACTCCTTCAAACGGAAGTAAAACTATTAAGCCATCAGCTCCAATTCCACTGTATCTATCACATAGTTTTTTGGCTAAATCACTTCTATCAATCTCTTTAAATGTGTGAAATATTATAAAATCGTTTCCACTTGCGCTATATTTGGCTAAATTCATTTTTTACCTTTTCAACAAATTTATCTACCTCTTTTTGAAGATGTTT
Coding sequences:
- the dapF gene encoding diaminopimelate epimerase, coding for MNLAKYSASGNDFIIFHTFKEIDRSDLAKKLCDRYSGIGADGLIVLLPFEGVDFKWQFYNADGSEAAMCGNGSRAAAHYAKNYGLADSKMSFLTGAGVINATVEEDIVESELTEAFIKDKNIKEFGKDWWLIDTGVPHLVTFVDNLDEFDKLKAKELRQIYNANVNFAKVENGIIYIRTYERGVEDETLACGTGMAAAFYRAFKEGLVDNKAKVYPKSKEELILSYKNSSLYLKGRVKKIFETFIEEVY